The following are encoded together in the Triticum dicoccoides isolate Atlit2015 ecotype Zavitan chromosome 6B, WEW_v2.0, whole genome shotgun sequence genome:
- the LOC119323197 gene encoding uncharacterized protein LOC119323197 isoform X2, whose product MSSNRRSSKARKSTTNYYRLPFDKHRLFDPDAFLSKDRCANQSQSTQSGSRHTDKLFTTPQLVSALTGIWNLVGHPESSGTTDQRSVSEEILHKEDPVCFTRDREGHTLTSCTESSTGLNSQTCLSTPKSIHEDLRLVKKMLMLRSCSNMIGASATWRHMHLTSKLGNMHYQNIYPMQTKKLGACATSSSMDIKEDDCFGRGDNCCSQTGDMPAEQCTSSSEEDNIMYACENSLHYDKLNAEVSREYSNMSACSSEQVCKEAGIMLEKQISSTCEHIRPEGLTCTSCVVGDAIVNPPNVHQYTYREDISQQDFVDKRSSEFESSLGHRFHGAVGANKHAAAGAIAGTVVSISLHPVDTVKTIIQANSSGQSSFYHILRRTLVERGVLGLYGGLASKIACSAPISAIYTLTYEIVKGSLLPTLPKDYHSIAHCAAGGCSSIATSFIFTPSECIKQQMQVGSQYQNCWKALVGCLQRGGIASLYAGWGAVLCRNIPHSIVKLICGGFAGSTAALFTNPFDVVKTRVQLQALNPVRKYEGVLHALTHIFEQEGLRGLYRGLSPRLLMYVSQGALFFTSYEFLKTIMFPEQELQANNV is encoded by the exons ATGAGCTCAAATCGTAGATCTTCAAAAGCTCGAAAATCAACAACTAATTACTACCGGCTTCCATTTGATAAGCACCGATTATTTGATCCAGATGCATTTCTTTCAAAGGATCGTTGTGCCAATCAATCACAAAGTACTCAATCAGGCAGCAGACATACTGATAAACTTTTCACTACTCCTCAGTTAGTATCCGCATTGACAGGGATCTGGAATCTTGTTGGACACCCAGAATCTTCTGGCACAACAGATCAAAGATCTGTGAGCGAGGAGATTTTGCACAAGGAAGACCCTGTGTGCTTTACTAGGGACCGAGAAGGACACACATTGACATCTTGCACCGAAAGCTCAACTGGCCTCAACTCTCAAACCTGTTTATCAACACCAAAATCAATCCATGAAGATCTTAGATTGGTGAAGAAGATGTTAATGCTCCGATCATGCAGCAACATGATTGGTGCTTCTGCCACATGGAGACATATGCATCTTACCAGTAAACTTGGGAACATGCATTATCAAAATATATACCCCATGCAAACCAAAAAGCTAGGAGCTTGTGCTACTTCCAGCAGTATGGACATCAAGGAGGACGACTGCTTCGGAAGGGGTGATAACTGTTGCAGTCAAACAGGAGACATGCCAGCTGAACAATGCACGAGCTCAAGTGAGGAGGATAATATCATGTATGCCTGTGAAAATTCTCTACATTATGATAAATTAAATGCAGAGGTTTCTAGAGAATATTCCAATATGTCTGCTTGCTCATCAGAGCAGGTTTGCAAAGAGGCAGGGATAATGCTGGAAAAACAGATTTCCAGCACATGCGAACATATTCGGCCTGAAGGGTTGACATGCACATCTTGTGTGGTTGGTGATGCTATTGTTAATCCACCAAATGTACACCAATATACCTACAGGGAAGATATATCTCAGCAGGATTTTGTAGACAAGCGTTCGTCTGAGTTTGAATCATCCTTGGGGCATCGATTTCATGGTGCTGTTGGTGCGAACAAGCATGCTGCTGCAGGAGCAATAGCTGGGACAGTTGTCAGCATCTCTCTGCATCCAGTTGATACGGTGAAAACCATTATTCAAGCTAACAGTTCTGGACAAAGCTCATTCTACCACATACTAAGACGCACCCTTGTTGAGAGAG GTGTCTTAGGACTTTATGGAGGGCTTGCTAGCAAAATTGCTTGTTCTGCACCAATTTCAGCTATTTATACCTTAACTTACGAAATAGTAAAGGGATCACTTCTTCCTACTTTGCCGAAG GACTACCATTCCATTGCTCATTGTGCTGCGGGTGGTTGTTCTAGTATTGCAACATCCTTTATTTTTACACCAAGTGAATGCATAAAACAACAGATGCAAGTCGGTTCGCAGTATCAGAATTGCTG GAAGGCTTTAGTTGGATGTCTTCAAAGGGGTGGCATTGCTTCGTTATATGCTGGATGGGGGGCTGTTCTTTGCAGAAATATTCCACATTCTATAGTAAAG CTCATTTGTGGAGGTTTTGCAGGATCAACTGCTGCTCTGTTTACAAATCCATTCGATGTTGTGAAGACACGAGTACAGTTACAG GCACTCAACCCTGTTAGAAAGTATGAAGGGGTTCTTCATGCCCTTACGCACATTTTTGAGCAAGAAGGGTTGCGAGGTCTTTACAG GGGTTTAAGTCCAAGGCTGCTCATGTATGTATCCCAAGGGGCGCTGTTTTTTACATCCTATGagtttctcaaaacaattatgTTTCCTGAACAAGAGCTTCAGGCAAACAACGTTTGA
- the LOC119323197 gene encoding mitochondrial aspartate-glutamate transporter AGC1-like isoform X1 — protein sequence MSSNRRSSKARKSTTNYYRLPFDKHRLFDPDAFLSKDRCANQSQSTQSGSRHTDKLFTTPQLVSALTGIWNLVGHPESSGTTDQRSVSEEILHKEDPVCFTRDREGHTLTSCTESSTGLNSQTCLSTPKSIHEDLRLVKKMLMLRSCSNMIGASATWRHMHLTSKLGNMHYQNIYPMQTKKLGACATSSSMDIKEDDCFGRGDNCCSQTGDMPAEQCTSSSEEDNIMYACENSLHYDKLNAEVSREYSNMSACSSEQVCKEAGIMLEKQISSTCEHIRPEGLTCTSCVVGDAIVNPPNVHQYTYREDISQQDFVDKRSSEFESSLGHRFHGAVGANKHAAAGAIAGTVVSISLHPVDTVKTIIQANSSGQSSFYHILRRTLVERGVLGLYGGLASKIACSAPISAIYTLTYEIVKGSLLPTLPKDYHSIAHCAAGGCSSIATSFIFTPSECIKQQMQVGSQYQNCWKALVGCLQRGGIASLYAGWGAVLCRNIPHSIVKFYAYESLKQFLLNASPANAKLNSGQTLICGGFAGSTAALFTNPFDVVKTRVQLQALNPVRKYEGVLHALTHIFEQEGLRGLYRGLSPRLLMYVSQGALFFTSYEFLKTIMFPEQELQANNV from the exons ATGAGCTCAAATCGTAGATCTTCAAAAGCTCGAAAATCAACAACTAATTACTACCGGCTTCCATTTGATAAGCACCGATTATTTGATCCAGATGCATTTCTTTCAAAGGATCGTTGTGCCAATCAATCACAAAGTACTCAATCAGGCAGCAGACATACTGATAAACTTTTCACTACTCCTCAGTTAGTATCCGCATTGACAGGGATCTGGAATCTTGTTGGACACCCAGAATCTTCTGGCACAACAGATCAAAGATCTGTGAGCGAGGAGATTTTGCACAAGGAAGACCCTGTGTGCTTTACTAGGGACCGAGAAGGACACACATTGACATCTTGCACCGAAAGCTCAACTGGCCTCAACTCTCAAACCTGTTTATCAACACCAAAATCAATCCATGAAGATCTTAGATTGGTGAAGAAGATGTTAATGCTCCGATCATGCAGCAACATGATTGGTGCTTCTGCCACATGGAGACATATGCATCTTACCAGTAAACTTGGGAACATGCATTATCAAAATATATACCCCATGCAAACCAAAAAGCTAGGAGCTTGTGCTACTTCCAGCAGTATGGACATCAAGGAGGACGACTGCTTCGGAAGGGGTGATAACTGTTGCAGTCAAACAGGAGACATGCCAGCTGAACAATGCACGAGCTCAAGTGAGGAGGATAATATCATGTATGCCTGTGAAAATTCTCTACATTATGATAAATTAAATGCAGAGGTTTCTAGAGAATATTCCAATATGTCTGCTTGCTCATCAGAGCAGGTTTGCAAAGAGGCAGGGATAATGCTGGAAAAACAGATTTCCAGCACATGCGAACATATTCGGCCTGAAGGGTTGACATGCACATCTTGTGTGGTTGGTGATGCTATTGTTAATCCACCAAATGTACACCAATATACCTACAGGGAAGATATATCTCAGCAGGATTTTGTAGACAAGCGTTCGTCTGAGTTTGAATCATCCTTGGGGCATCGATTTCATGGTGCTGTTGGTGCGAACAAGCATGCTGCTGCAGGAGCAATAGCTGGGACAGTTGTCAGCATCTCTCTGCATCCAGTTGATACGGTGAAAACCATTATTCAAGCTAACAGTTCTGGACAAAGCTCATTCTACCACATACTAAGACGCACCCTTGTTGAGAGAG GTGTCTTAGGACTTTATGGAGGGCTTGCTAGCAAAATTGCTTGTTCTGCACCAATTTCAGCTATTTATACCTTAACTTACGAAATAGTAAAGGGATCACTTCTTCCTACTTTGCCGAAG GACTACCATTCCATTGCTCATTGTGCTGCGGGTGGTTGTTCTAGTATTGCAACATCCTTTATTTTTACACCAAGTGAATGCATAAAACAACAGATGCAAGTCGGTTCGCAGTATCAGAATTGCTG GAAGGCTTTAGTTGGATGTCTTCAAAGGGGTGGCATTGCTTCGTTATATGCTGGATGGGGGGCTGTTCTTTGCAGAAATATTCCACATTCTATAGTAAAG TTTTATGCCTACGAGAGTCTGAAGCAGTTTCTGTTGAATGCATCACCTGCTAATGCTAAACTCAATTCTGGCCAGACG CTCATTTGTGGAGGTTTTGCAGGATCAACTGCTGCTCTGTTTACAAATCCATTCGATGTTGTGAAGACACGAGTACAGTTACAG GCACTCAACCCTGTTAGAAAGTATGAAGGGGTTCTTCATGCCCTTACGCACATTTTTGAGCAAGAAGGGTTGCGAGGTCTTTACAG GGGTTTAAGTCCAAGGCTGCTCATGTATGTATCCCAAGGGGCGCTGTTTTTTACATCCTATGagtttctcaaaacaattatgTTTCCTGAACAAGAGCTTCAGGCAAACAACGTTTGA